The following are encoded together in the Zingiber officinale cultivar Zhangliang chromosome 8A, Zo_v1.1, whole genome shotgun sequence genome:
- the LOC122009946 gene encoding probable serine/threonine-protein kinase At1g54610, with amino-acid sequence MGCFLTKEAASPLTPSALGRRRRRDKEIPAAPVASGGNSQATLSRIDTDNTAAEADDHDRKEDAERPDGQRLTRRRRKKLDPRLSNLPGHAQDEQVVAGWPSWLSNVAGEAIKGWTPRRADTFEKIDKIGQGTYSNVYKARDLLTGKVVALKKVRFDNMEPESVKFMAREILILRRLDHPNVVRLEGLVTSRMSCSLYLVFEYMEHDLAGLAASPTIKFTEPQVKCYMRQLLSGLEHCHSNGVLHRDIKGSNLLIDNDGLLKIADFGLATLYDPNHKHPMTSRVVTLWYRAPELLLGATDYNVGIDLWSAGCILAELLAGKPIMPGRTEVEQLHKIFKLCGSPSEEYWKKSKLPHATIFKPQQPYKRCIKDTFKDFPPSSLPLVENLLSIDPAERLTATDALNSEFFNTPPYACEPSSLPKYPPSKEMDAKLRDEEARRLKAAGGKANVNGVKKTRTRNRAMRAIPAPEANAELQVNMDRWRMITRSNAKSKSEKFPPPHQDGALGYPLEASHHMDPSFDPPEASFSTVFPYQKSEVATWSGPLVDPVAVGHPRRKKKTAVSHMSGNLKQLSAADPIKDTQKDLDITQIR; translated from the exons ATGGGCTGCTTCCTCACCAAAGAAGCTGCCTCCCCGCTCACCCCCTCCGCCCTCGGTAGACGCCGCCGTCGCGATAAGGAGATTCCTGCAGCGCCAGTTGCCTCTGGAGGCAACTCCCAGGCCACCCTGTCCAGGATCGACACCGACAACACCGCCGCCGAGGCCGATGACCACGACCGCAAGGAAGACGCGGAGCGACCGGATGGACAACGACTGACACGGCGCAGACGCAAGAAGCTTGATCCCAGGTTGAGTAACCTCCCTGGGCATGCACAGGACGAGCAAGTGGTCGCCGGGTGGCCCTCCTGGTTGTCGAATGTTGCTGGGGAGGCCATTAAGGGGTGGACGCCCCGCCGCGCTGACACCTTCGAGAAAATTGACAAG ATTGGACAAGGAACATACAGCAATGTCTACAAGGCCAGGGACTTACTGACGGGAAAAGTCGTGGCTTTGAAGAAGGTTAGGTTTGATAACATGGAGCCAGAGAGTGTGAAATTTATGGCGAGAGAGATCCTTATCTTAAGGCGGCTGGATCATCCTAATGTAGTGAGACTGGAAGGATTGGTGACATCCAGGATGTCTTGTAGTTTATATTTAGTGTTCGAATATATGGAGCACGATCTTGCTGGACTTGCTGCGAGTCCTACCATCAAGTTCACTGAGCCCCAG GTGAAATGTTATATGCGGCAGTTATTGTCAGGTTTAGAACATTGTCACAGTAATGGTGTGCTGCACCGAGACATTAAAGGTTCTAATCTCCTTATAGATAATGATGGGTTATTGAAGATTGCTGACTTTGGCTTGGCTACGTTATATGATCCAAACCATAAGCATCCCATGACCAGCAGGGTGGTAACTCTTTGGTATCGTGCACCAGAGCTTCTCTTGGGAGCTACTGACTACAATGTGGGTATAGACTTGTGGAGTGCTGGCTGCATTTTGGCGGAGTTGTTAGCTGGAAAACCTATTATGCCTGGAAGAACTGAG GTTGAGCAGCTGCATAAGATTTTTAAGCTTTGCGGTTCCCCTTCAGAGGAGTATTGGAAGAAGTCAAAGTTGCCACATGCTACTATTTTTAAACCCCAACAACCATACAAACGTTGCATAAAGGATACATTTAAAGATTTTCCACCATCATCATTGCCATTAGTTGAAAATCTTCTTTCCATTGATCCAGCCGAGCGCTTAACAGCCACTGATGCTCTAAATAGCGAA TTCTTCAATACTCCACCATATGCGTGTGAACCATCAAGCCTGCCAAAATATCCACCAAGCAAGGAGATGGATGCTAAACTGAGGGATGAAGAAGCAAGGAG GTTGAAAGCTGCTGGTGGAAAAGCCAATGTTAATGGAGTAAAGAAGACACGCACGCGGAATCGAGCTATGAGAGCAATTCCTGCCCCTGAGGCTAATGCTGAACTCCAAGTCAACATGGAT AGGTGGCGTATGATTACTCGTTCTAATGCAAAGAGTAAGAGTGAGAAGTTCCCACCACCACACCAGGATGGAGCACTTGGTTATCCTTTAGAGGCATCGCATCACATGGACCCTTCATTCGATCCCCCAGAAGCTTCATTCAGCACAGTATTTCCCTATCAGAAAAGTGAAGTTGCAACATGGTCTGGACCTTTGGTCGACCCAGTAGCTGTAGGTCATCCCAGACGAAAGAAAAAAACTGCAGTGAGTCATATGTCAGGTAACTTAAAACAGCTTTCTGCTGCTGATCCTATCAAGGATACACAAAAAGACTTGGACATCACTCAAATTAGATGA